In a genomic window of Phragmites australis chromosome 14, lpPhrAust1.1, whole genome shotgun sequence:
- the LOC133889998 gene encoding uncharacterized protein LOC133889998, with protein MPSCCLECKPCNGMPALFKSRHPTLQLRRALGKMKKGASRRRAGSSVRAVFWPLMSIRSDVDVRNDVAVDRPPSSSTDGSGSGARVPSPSLDNDTPGAASTTAARVLTLHARLGETAAPLTTVVGARDVDDVEEACRSFEKHLIDMLVEERKVMDLTDVEELLCCWEKLRCPAFVQLVGRFYGELCMDLFSGVSSESEDFTI; from the exons ATGCCGTCCTGTTGCTTGGAGTGCAAGCCATGCAACGGCATGCCCGCGCTCTTCAAGAGCCGGCACCCGACGCTCCAGCTTCGCCGTGCGTTAGGCAAGATGAAGAAGGGcgccagccgccgccgcgccggcagCTCCGTCCGCGCGGTCTTCTGGCCGCTCATGTCCATTCGCTCCGACGTCGACGTCCGCAACGACGTCGCGGTCGACCGGCCGCCGAGCTCCTCCACCGATGGCAGCGGCAGTGGCGCGCGCGTTCCGTCGCCGTCCCTCGATAACGACACCCCCGGCGCGGCGTCCACGACGGCCGCGCGGGTGCTCACGCTGCATGCCCGGCTAGGCGAAACCGCGGCGCCGCTGACGAC CGTCGTCGGCGCTCGCGACGTCGACGACGTGGAGGAGGCGTGCAGGAGCTTCGAGAAGCACCTGATAGATATGCTGGTGGAGGAGCGGAAGGTGATGGACCTCACGGACGTGGAGGAGCTGCTCTGCTGCTGGGAGAAGCTCAGGTGCCCGGCGTTCGTGCAGCTCGTTGGCCGCTTCTACGGCGAGCTCTGCATGGACCTCTTCTCCGGCGTGTCATCTGAATCAGAAGATTTTACCATTTGA
- the LOC133891514 gene encoding transcription repressor OFP3-like — MSRQLTGSSPHSPAASATDAGTGTMNSLFYKLRRKRVEADYASAGFTKPMATAPPPCSPNRASYYFPSKDRVLPPRLVTDNPKLRDTHFPRSPQHSDIVFDVVARRADRMDKVMPELKLRPILTKPAARANGAEASDSSAAASPTARVRRFHARAPSGRRKVATLPADTCRRRRRRATQRWLYESLVVVKESTEPEEDFLESMAEMIAANDVRSPRGLEDLLACYLALNAADHHHAIVAAFRRAWLHCVPPPPPRERCMHD; from the coding sequence ATGTCACGGCAGCTCACTGGTAGTAGTCCACACTCCCCAGCTGCGAGTGCAACAGACGCAGGCACGGGCACCATGAACTCCTTGTTCTACAAGCTGCGGCGCAAGAGAGTCGAGGCCGACTACGCGAGCGCGGGGTTCACGAAACCCATGGCGACGGCGCCGCCGCCCTGCTCCCCGAACAGGGCGTCCTACTACTTCCCGAGCAAAGACCGCGTCCTCCCGCCGCGCCTCGTCACGGACAACCCCAAGCTCCGGGACACCCACTTCCCGCGCAGCCCGCAGCACAGCGACATCGTCTTCGACGTCGTCGCCCGCCGCGCCGACCGGATGGATAAGGTGATGCCCGAGCTCAAGCTGCGTCCCATCCTCACCAAGCCCGCGGCCAGGGCCAACGGGGCCGAGGCCTCTGACAGCAGCGCGGCCGCGTCGCCCACGGCCAGGGTGCGGCGGTTCCACGCGAGGGCGCCGAGCGGCAGGCGGAAGGTGGCCACGCTGCCGGCGGATACCTgcaggcggaggcggaggcgcgcCACGCAGCGGTGGCTGTACGAGAGCCTGGTCGTGGTGAAGGAGTCGacggagcccgaggaggactTCCTAGAGAGCATGGCGGAGATGATCGCCGCGAACGACGTGCGGTCGCCGCGGGGCCTCGAGGATCTGCTCGCGTGCTACCTCGCGCTCAACGCCGCCGATCACCACCACGCCATCGTCGCCGCGTTCCGGCGTGCGTGGTTGCACtgcgtgccgccgccgccgccgagggaACGTTGCATGCATGATTGA